A region from the Aegilops tauschii subsp. strangulata cultivar AL8/78 chromosome 5, Aet v6.0, whole genome shotgun sequence genome encodes:
- the LOC109762068 gene encoding beta-glucosidase 31 isoform X1 encodes MRTAGRMPATRALSSVLFLLLAVASQGAAAAAITKGDFPPGFVFGTGSSAYQIEGAVAEDGRKPSIWDTFTHSGYSADGATADVTADQYHKYKEDVKLLSEMGVDAYRFSIAWPRLIPDGRGAVNPKGLEYYNNLINELLSHGIQPHVTIYHFDFPQALQDEYRGMLSRKFIDDYTAYADVCFKNFGDRVKYWSTVNEPNIEPIGGYDVGFFPPRRCSSPFGISCDNGNSTTEPYIVAHHLLLAHASAASLYKGKYQAKQGGKIGLTLLCWWNEPATQTPEDIAAAARMNDFHIGWYMHPLVHGDYPPLMRKNVGSRLPSLTAEELKRVRGSFDFVGFNHYGAAYVKADLSKLDQNLRDYMGDAAVKYDTMPFLNLNNQLLFGLKMDFMSSTPWSLKKMLEHLQLKYKNPVVMIHENGAASIADPSAGNAPDDEFRSQYLQDYIEATLESSRNGSNVQGYFVWSFLDVFEYLFGYRMGFGLYGVDFNSEERTRYQRHSAKWFAGFLHGGKLRPVALPGKAYSQ; translated from the exons ATGAGGACGGCGGGCCggatgccggcgacgagggcgCTCTCCAGCGTCCTTTTCCTCCTACTCGCCGTCGCGTCTCAAGGGGCAGCCGCGGCGGCCATCACCAAGGGCGACTTCCCCCCGGGGTTCGTCTTCGGCACCGGCTCCTCCGCTTACCAG ATTGAAGGCGCAGTTGCAGAGGACGGAAGAAAACCCAGCATCTGGGACACGTTCACACACTCAG GCTACTCTGCCGATGGAGCCACTGCTGATGTGACTGCAGATCAGTATCATAAGTACAAG GAAGATGTAAAGCTTTTGAGCGAGATGGGCGTCGATGCATACAGATTTTCCATTGCCTGGCCTAGGCTTATTCCTG ATGGCCGAGGAGCTGTCAATCCAAAGGGACTGGAGTACTACAACAACCTTATCAATGAACTCCTTAGTCATG GAATCCAGCCTCATGTGACGATATATCATTTCGACTTCCCTCAAGCTCTTCAAGATGAATACCGTGGGATGCTTAGTCGTAAATTCAT AGATGACTACACGGCATATGCAGATGTGTGCTTCAAGAACTTTGGCGACAGGGTGAAATACTGGAGCACCGTGAATGAGCCGAACATTGAGCCCATTGGCGGATACGATGTAGGATTCTTTCCACCACGGCGATGCTCCTCCCCCTTCGGCATCAGTTGTGACAATGGCAACTCTACCACTGAGCCCTACATAGTAGCTCACCATCTTCTGCTTGCACATGCCTCAGCAGCGTCCCTGTATAAAGGAAAGTACCAG GCCAAGCAAGGAGGGAAAATTGGACTCACATTGCTCTGCTGGTGGAACGAGCCTGCGACACAAACACCTGAGGATATAGCAGCAGCTGCAAGGATGAATGACTTCCACATTGGATG GTATATGCATCCATTGGTGCATGGAGATTACCCCCCATTGATGAGGAAGAATGTTGGGTCCAGGCTACCATCTCTCACCGCTGAAGAGCTAAAGAGAGTGCGTGGGTCTTTTGATTTTGTCGGATTTAACCACTACGGTGCCGCTTATGTGAAGGCTGATCTTAGCAAGCTGGATCAGAATCTGAGAGATTACATGGGTGATGCAGCCGTGAAATATGACACCA TGCCattcttgaacttgaacaaccaG CTCCTGTTTGGGTTGAAAATGGATTTTATGTCGTCGACACCGTGgtctctgaagaaaatgctggaGCATCTCCAGCTCAAATACAAGAACCCTGTAGTCATGATCCATGAGAACG GAGCTGCTAGCATTGCGGATCCTTCTGCTGGGAACGCCCCCGACGACGAGTTCAGGTCGCAGTACCTGCAGGACTACATCGAGGCGACCCTCGAATCCAGCAG GAACGGGTCGAACGTGCAGGGCTACTTCGTGTGGTCGTTTCTGGACGTGTTCGAGTATCTGTTCGGCTATCGCATGGGCTTTGGCCTCTATGGCGTCGACTTCAACTCCGAGGAGAGGACGAGGTACCAGAGGCACTCCGCCAAGTGGTTCGCCGGCTTCCTCCATGGAGGCAAGCTCCGGCCAGTGGCTCTGCCTGGGAAGGCCTATTCCCAGTGA
- the LOC109762068 gene encoding beta-glucosidase 31 isoform X2, with amino-acid sequence MGVDAYRFSIAWPRLIPDGRGAVNPKGLEYYNNLINELLSHGIQPHVTIYHFDFPQALQDEYRGMLSRKFIDDYTAYADVCFKNFGDRVKYWSTVNEPNIEPIGGYDVGFFPPRRCSSPFGISCDNGNSTTEPYIVAHHLLLAHASAASLYKGKYQAKQGGKIGLTLLCWWNEPATQTPEDIAAAARMNDFHIGWYMHPLVHGDYPPLMRKNVGSRLPSLTAEELKRVRGSFDFVGFNHYGAAYVKADLSKLDQNLRDYMGDAAVKYDTMPFLNLNNQLLFGLKMDFMSSTPWSLKKMLEHLQLKYKNPVVMIHENGAASIADPSAGNAPDDEFRSQYLQDYIEATLESSRNGSNVQGYFVWSFLDVFEYLFGYRMGFGLYGVDFNSEERTRYQRHSAKWFAGFLHGGKLRPVALPGKAYSQ; translated from the exons ATGGGCGTCGATGCATACAGATTTTCCATTGCCTGGCCTAGGCTTATTCCTG ATGGCCGAGGAGCTGTCAATCCAAAGGGACTGGAGTACTACAACAACCTTATCAATGAACTCCTTAGTCATG GAATCCAGCCTCATGTGACGATATATCATTTCGACTTCCCTCAAGCTCTTCAAGATGAATACCGTGGGATGCTTAGTCGTAAATTCAT AGATGACTACACGGCATATGCAGATGTGTGCTTCAAGAACTTTGGCGACAGGGTGAAATACTGGAGCACCGTGAATGAGCCGAACATTGAGCCCATTGGCGGATACGATGTAGGATTCTTTCCACCACGGCGATGCTCCTCCCCCTTCGGCATCAGTTGTGACAATGGCAACTCTACCACTGAGCCCTACATAGTAGCTCACCATCTTCTGCTTGCACATGCCTCAGCAGCGTCCCTGTATAAAGGAAAGTACCAG GCCAAGCAAGGAGGGAAAATTGGACTCACATTGCTCTGCTGGTGGAACGAGCCTGCGACACAAACACCTGAGGATATAGCAGCAGCTGCAAGGATGAATGACTTCCACATTGGATG GTATATGCATCCATTGGTGCATGGAGATTACCCCCCATTGATGAGGAAGAATGTTGGGTCCAGGCTACCATCTCTCACCGCTGAAGAGCTAAAGAGAGTGCGTGGGTCTTTTGATTTTGTCGGATTTAACCACTACGGTGCCGCTTATGTGAAGGCTGATCTTAGCAAGCTGGATCAGAATCTGAGAGATTACATGGGTGATGCAGCCGTGAAATATGACACCA TGCCattcttgaacttgaacaaccaG CTCCTGTTTGGGTTGAAAATGGATTTTATGTCGTCGACACCGTGgtctctgaagaaaatgctggaGCATCTCCAGCTCAAATACAAGAACCCTGTAGTCATGATCCATGAGAACG GAGCTGCTAGCATTGCGGATCCTTCTGCTGGGAACGCCCCCGACGACGAGTTCAGGTCGCAGTACCTGCAGGACTACATCGAGGCGACCCTCGAATCCAGCAG GAACGGGTCGAACGTGCAGGGCTACTTCGTGTGGTCGTTTCTGGACGTGTTCGAGTATCTGTTCGGCTATCGCATGGGCTTTGGCCTCTATGGCGTCGACTTCAACTCCGAGGAGAGGACGAGGTACCAGAGGCACTCCGCCAAGTGGTTCGCCGGCTTCCTCCATGGAGGCAAGCTCCGGCCAGTGGCTCTGCCTGGGAAGGCCTATTCCCAGTGA